One window of the Roseovarius sp. THAF9 genome contains the following:
- the phnL gene encoding phosphonate C-P lyase system protein PhnL codes for MIEIENVSKNFVLHNQGGAVIPVMAGASLSVGRGECVALTGASGAGKSTLMRMIYGNYLAASGRIVVGGVDVARAEPREILALRRETLGYVSQFLRVVPRVPTREVVAEPLLAVGVDRDVALARAEELLRRLNIPEGLWGLSPTTFSGGEQQRVNIARGFAHGYPAMLLDEPTASLDAANRETVLRLIEEAKARGAAIVGIFHDETARARVCDREIDVSVFTPKAA; via the coding sequence ATGATCGAGATCGAGAACGTGTCGAAGAACTTCGTGCTGCACAACCAGGGTGGCGCGGTCATTCCGGTGATGGCGGGGGCATCGCTGTCGGTGGGGCGCGGCGAATGCGTGGCGCTGACGGGGGCGTCGGGCGCGGGCAAGTCGACGCTGATGCGGATGATCTACGGTAATTACCTGGCCGCCTCGGGCCGGATCGTGGTGGGGGGCGTGGACGTGGCCCGGGCCGAACCGCGCGAGATTTTGGCGCTCCGGCGCGAGACGCTGGGGTACGTAAGCCAGTTCCTGCGGGTGGTGCCACGGGTGCCGACGCGGGAGGTGGTGGCCGAGCCGCTCTTGGCAGTTGGCGTGGATCGCGACGTGGCCTTGGCGCGTGCCGAGGAGTTGTTGCGGCGGTTGAACATTCCCGAAGGACTGTGGGGTTTGAGCCCGACCACGTTTTCGGGGGGTGAGCAGCAGCGGGTGAACATCGCGCGGGGGTTCGCGCATGGTTATCCGGCGATGCTGCTGGACGAGCCGACGGCGAGCCTTGATGCGGCCAACCGCGAGACGGTTTTGCGCCTGATCGAGGAGGCAAAGGCGCGGGGCGCGGCGATTGTCGGGATTTTCCATGACGAGACGGCGCGGGCGCGGGTGTGCGACCGGGAGATCGACGTGTCGGTCTTTACCCCGAAGGCAGCGTGA
- a CDS encoding DUF1045 domain-containing protein, whose translation MAFRRYAVYHTPQGVLGGFGADWLGWDVESGTPTTPPEIDGLPAPWDDITSTPRKYGFHATIKPPFHLAEGWTETDLLTAFTTHCDLAAPLTLDGLELAQLGRFLAFVPTGNTSPLNRLAADTVRTLDPFRAPLTNADLARRRAAGLTPEQDALLLQWGYPYVMDQFRCHYTLSGKLPKAQATRLRAVLQDHVASLIPQPFRIDTLSLCAEDAEGRFHVVHRATLSG comes from the coding sequence ATGGCTTTCCGACGCTACGCTGTCTACCACACGCCGCAGGGGGTGCTTGGCGGGTTCGGTGCCGACTGGCTCGGCTGGGACGTGGAAAGTGGAACCCCAACCACCCCGCCCGAAATCGACGGCCTTCCGGCCCCGTGGGACGACATCACCAGCACACCCCGCAAATACGGCTTTCACGCGACGATCAAGCCGCCCTTCCATCTGGCCGAGGGCTGGACGGAAACCGACCTCCTGACCGCCTTCACCACACATTGCGACCTTGCCGCGCCTCTTACACTCGACGGGCTGGAACTGGCGCAACTCGGTCGCTTCCTGGCCTTCGTGCCCACCGGAAACACCAGCCCGCTCAACCGCCTTGCCGCCGACACCGTCCGCACGCTCGACCCGTTCCGCGCCCCCCTCACCAACGCCGACCTCGCCCGCCGCCGCGCCGCCGGTCTCACGCCCGAACAGGACGCGCTGCTGCTGCAATGGGGCTATCCCTATGTAATGGACCAGTTCCGCTGCCACTACACTCTGTCGGGCAAACTGCCCAAGGCGCAGGCAACCCGCCTCCGCGCCGTTCTGCAAGACCACGTCGCCTCGCTGATCCCACAGCCCTTCCGCATCGACACGCTCAGCCTCTGCGCCGAGGATGCCGAGGGGCGTTTCCACGTCGTTCATCGCGCCACCCTCTCCGGCTGA
- the phnK gene encoding phosphonate C-P lyase system protein PhnK yields MAPLLQVRDVAKFYGSRVGCRDVSFDLYPGEVMGIVGESGSGKSTLLGCLAGHLAPDAGEVIFDTRGDGPRDTLRMSEPERRMLGRTDWAFVHQHARDGLRMGVSAGGNVGERLMAVGARHYGDIRSSAVDWLGRVEIAEDRVDDRPTAFSGGMQQRLQIARNLVTGPRLVFMDEPTGGLDVSVQARLLDLLRGLVREMGLSAIIVTHDLAVVRLLADRLMVMKDGHVVETGLTDQVLDDPQHGYTQLLVSSVLQV; encoded by the coding sequence ATGGCTCCGCTTTTGCAGGTGCGCGATGTTGCGAAGTTTTACGGATCCCGGGTGGGGTGCCGGGATGTGTCCTTCGACCTTTACCCCGGGGAAGTGATGGGGATCGTCGGGGAGAGTGGATCGGGGAAATCCACGCTTCTGGGCTGCCTCGCCGGTCATCTGGCTCCTGACGCCGGCGAGGTGATTTTCGACACACGCGGAGATGGTCCGCGCGATACGCTGAGAATGTCCGAGCCGGAGCGGCGGATGCTGGGGCGGACGGACTGGGCCTTCGTGCATCAGCACGCGCGCGATGGGTTGCGCATGGGTGTGAGTGCGGGCGGCAATGTGGGCGAGCGGCTGATGGCCGTGGGCGCGCGGCATTATGGGGATATCCGCAGCAGCGCGGTGGATTGGCTGGGCCGGGTGGAGATCGCCGAGGACCGGGTGGATGACCGGCCCACGGCGTTTTCCGGGGGCATGCAGCAGCGGTTGCAGATCGCCCGGAACCTGGTGACGGGGCCGAGGCTGGTGTTCATGGACGAGCCCACGGGTGGCTTGGATGTCAGCGTGCAGGCGCGTCTGTTGGACCTTTTGCGCGGGCTGGTGCGGGAGATGGGGCTGAGCGCCATCATCGTGACGCATGATCTGGCCGTGGTGCGGTTGCTGGCGGACCGGTTGATGGTGATGAAGGACGGGCATGTGGTGGAGACTGGGCTGACCGATCAGGTGCTGGACGACCCGCAGCATGGGTATACGCAGTTGCTGGTTTCCAGCGTGTTGCAGGTTTGA
- a CDS encoding carbon-phosphorus lyase complex subunit PhnI — MYVAVKGGERAIENAHAWLAEERRGDTGIAELSVAQIREQLSLAVNRVMAEGSLYDPDLAALAIKQARGDLIEAIFLIRAYRTTLPRFGASEPVETGEMDCDRRISATFKDAPGGQVLGPTFDYTHRLLDFKLAAEGEVPEAQEAAAKDGPVPHITRFLNREGLIQTEGESDATPPDLTREPMELPASRALRLQSLTRGDEGFVLGMAYSTQRGYARNHAFVGELRIGTVEVEMEVPELGFAIGIGEITLTECETVNQFKGSKTEPPQFTRGYGLVFGQTERKAISMALVDRALRWKELGEDDQGAPAQDEEFVLMHADNIQATGFLEHIKLPHYVDFQSELELVRKMRRVVEGDSDTAGGLAGNEAAE; from the coding sequence ATGTATGTTGCGGTGAAGGGCGGCGAGCGGGCCATTGAAAACGCCCATGCGTGGCTGGCCGAGGAGCGGCGGGGCGATACCGGCATTGCGGAGCTGTCGGTGGCGCAGATCCGCGAGCAGTTGAGCCTTGCCGTCAATCGCGTGATGGCGGAGGGGTCATTGTATGATCCCGACCTCGCGGCGCTGGCGATCAAGCAGGCGCGGGGAGATCTGATCGAGGCGATTTTCCTGATCCGGGCCTATCGCACGACGCTGCCGCGGTTCGGCGCGTCCGAGCCGGTTGAGACGGGGGAAATGGACTGTGACCGCCGGATCTCGGCCACGTTCAAGGATGCGCCGGGGGGGCAGGTTCTGGGGCCCACGTTTGACTACACGCACCGTTTGCTGGATTTCAAACTGGCGGCCGAAGGGGAGGTCCCGGAGGCGCAGGAGGCGGCGGCCAAGGACGGGCCGGTGCCGCATATCACGAGGTTTTTGAACCGCGAGGGGCTGATCCAGACCGAGGGCGAAAGCGACGCCACGCCGCCCGACCTGACGCGCGAGCCGATGGAGTTGCCAGCGAGCCGGGCGTTGCGGTTGCAGTCGCTGACGCGGGGTGACGAGGGGTTCGTGTTGGGCATGGCGTACTCGACCCAGCGGGGATACGCGCGCAACCACGCCTTCGTGGGCGAGCTGCGCATCGGCACGGTGGAGGTCGAGATGGAGGTGCCGGAGCTGGGGTTTGCCATCGGGATCGGCGAGATCACCCTGACGGAATGCGAGACCGTAAACCAGTTCAAGGGGTCCAAGACCGAGCCGCCGCAGTTCACGCGGGGCTATGGGCTGGTCTTTGGGCAGACCGAGCGCAAGGCGATTTCCATGGCGCTGGTGGACCGGGCATTGCGCTGGAAGGAGCTGGGTGAGGATGATCAGGGCGCGCCGGCGCAGGACGAGGAATTCGTGCTGATGCATGCCGACAACATCCAGGCGACGGGCTTTCTGGAGCATATCAAGCTGCCGCATTACGTGGATTTCCAGAGCGAGCTGGAGCTGGTGCGGAAAATGCGGCGCGTGGTTGAGGGCGACTCCGACACGGCGGGCGGTCTCGCCGGAAACGAGGCCGCGGAATGA
- the phnN gene encoding phosphonate metabolism protein/1,5-bisphosphokinase (PRPP-forming) PhnN: MCALGHTGRLIGVVGPSGVGKDSVMQALAARHAGVRLVRRVITRDAGAGGEDSEAVSEDVFEARVQAGAFALHWRAHGLRYGVPVAVNEDLAAGHLCLVNLSRAVLAEAQAMFPGFAVVHLTAPVEVLAVRLAARGRESAEVIAARLERAGFALPDGLAHVIRVENTGTVDAAAEAVWAQLQPERVAR, encoded by the coding sequence ATGTGCGCTCTTGGCCATACCGGGCGGTTGATCGGCGTTGTCGGGCCGTCGGGCGTGGGCAAGGACAGCGTGATGCAGGCGCTGGCGGCGCGACACGCGGGCGTGCGGCTGGTGCGGCGGGTGATCACACGTGATGCGGGTGCGGGCGGCGAGGATTCCGAGGCGGTCAGCGAGGACGTGTTCGAGGCACGGGTGCAGGCGGGGGCGTTCGCGCTGCACTGGCGGGCGCACGGGTTGCGCTATGGCGTGCCGGTGGCGGTGAATGAGGATCTGGCGGCGGGGCATCTGTGCCTTGTGAACCTGTCGCGGGCGGTTCTGGCCGAGGCGCAGGCGATGTTTCCCGGCTTTGCCGTGGTGCATCTGACGGCGCCGGTGGAGGTGCTGGCGGTACGGTTGGCGGCGCGCGGGCGGGAAAGTGCCGAGGTGATCGCGGCGCGGCTGGAACGGGCCGGGTTTGCCTTGCCCGACGGGCTGGCGCATGTGATCCGGGTGGAGAATACCGGGACCGTGGACGCGGCGGCAGAGGCGGTCTGGGCGCAGCTTCAGCCGGAGAGGGTGGCGCGATGA
- the fosX gene encoding FosX/FosE/FosI family fosfomycin resistance hydrolase, with translation MSTGLSHITFICADLDRMQRVLEDVLEARCVYASGAEQFSLSEERFFLVGDMWVAIMKGAALSERTYNHVAFKVDEADFEARVARIEALGLEMRPPRPRVEGEGRSVYFHSPDGHLLELHTGTLEERLARYARGREDVA, from the coding sequence ATGAGCACGGGCCTGTCGCATATCACCTTCATCTGCGCCGACCTCGACCGGATGCAGCGGGTGCTCGAAGACGTGCTGGAGGCGCGGTGCGTCTATGCCAGTGGGGCCGAGCAATTCTCGCTGTCAGAGGAGCGATTCTTTCTGGTGGGCGACATGTGGGTCGCGATCATGAAGGGCGCGGCGCTGTCGGAGCGGACCTATAACCACGTGGCGTTCAAGGTGGACGAGGCCGATTTCGAGGCGCGCGTTGCGCGGATCGAAGCGCTTGGATTGGAGATGCGTCCGCCGCGGCCCCGGGTCGAGGGCGAGGGGCGGTCGGTGTATTTTCATTCGCCGGACGGGCATCTGCTGGAGCTGCACACGGGCACGCTGGAGGAACGGCTGGCGCGGTATGCGCGCGGACGGGAGGACGTGGCGTGA
- a CDS encoding alpha-D-ribose 1-methylphosphonate 5-triphosphate diphosphatase translates to MTETFRLANARVILRDRVMTGCVTVEDGVIAGVEEGDAVDAGAVDCGGGFVAPGLIELHTDNLERHIQPRPKVDWPHNAAILAHDAELASTGITTVFDAMRVGSIPTGRGRYLAYARGLASELWALREEDALKISHFLHLRAEVCSETLEEEMAEFGPEDRVGIVSLMDHTPGQRQFRDITKLADYMKGKHALSDVEFEEHVAQLKALRDANGDRHEATAVREAARYGAVLASHDDTTETQVETSKGYGVAMAEFPTTVEAAEASHAREIAVIMGAPNLIRGGSHSGNVAAGELAEAGLLDILSSDYVPSALLLAAVKLGHDWGCMARGLATVTAAPAKAVGLQDRGEIAPGKRADLIRFDLRGGAPALRAVWSRGNRVA, encoded by the coding sequence ATGACAGAGACGTTTCGCCTTGCCAATGCCAGAGTGATCCTGCGGGACCGGGTGATGACCGGCTGCGTGACCGTGGAGGATGGCGTGATCGCCGGGGTCGAGGAGGGCGACGCGGTGGACGCCGGTGCGGTCGATTGTGGCGGCGGTTTCGTGGCGCCGGGGCTGATCGAGCTGCACACCGACAATCTGGAGCGGCATATCCAGCCGCGGCCCAAGGTGGACTGGCCGCATAACGCGGCGATCCTGGCACATGACGCGGAACTGGCGAGTACCGGGATCACCACGGTGTTCGACGCGATGCGGGTGGGGTCGATCCCGACGGGGCGGGGGCGGTACCTGGCCTATGCGCGGGGCCTGGCGAGCGAGCTGTGGGCGCTGCGCGAGGAGGACGCATTGAAGATCAGCCATTTTCTGCATTTGCGGGCGGAGGTGTGTTCGGAAACGCTGGAAGAGGAGATGGCGGAGTTCGGCCCGGAAGACCGTGTCGGGATCGTCAGTCTGATGGACCACACGCCGGGGCAGCGGCAGTTCCGGGATATCACCAAGCTAGCCGATTACATGAAGGGCAAGCACGCCCTGTCGGATGTGGAGTTCGAGGAGCATGTGGCGCAGTTGAAGGCGCTGCGGGACGCCAATGGCGATCGGCACGAGGCGACGGCGGTGCGCGAGGCGGCGCGCTATGGCGCGGTGCTGGCGAGCCATGACGACACGACCGAGACGCAGGTCGAGACCTCGAAGGGCTATGGCGTGGCGATGGCGGAGTTTCCCACGACGGTGGAGGCGGCGGAGGCCAGCCATGCGCGGGAGATCGCGGTGATCATGGGCGCGCCGAACCTCATTCGCGGCGGGTCGCATTCGGGCAACGTGGCGGCGGGGGAGTTGGCCGAGGCCGGGCTGCTCGATATCCTGTCGTCGGATTATGTGCCCTCGGCGCTGCTTCTGGCGGCGGTTAAGCTGGGGCATGACTGGGGCTGCATGGCGCGGGGGCTCGCGACGGTGACGGCAGCGCCCGCGAAGGCCGTGGGATTGCAGGATCGGGGCGAGATTGCGCCCGGCAAGCGGGCCGATCTGATCCGGTTCGACCTGCGCGGCGGGGCGCCGGCCCTGCGCGCCGTGTGGAGCCGGGGAAACCGCGTGGCGTGA
- a CDS encoding HAD family phosphatase has protein sequence MNIVFDIGNVLIAWNPYAAFRHAFESDAEIDAFLMDADFYAWNLEQDRGRSREEAVAAVPNGHAALLDGYFDRFHLTVQDKICETWSLMERLRSKGHGIYGLTNFAADTWPVALEVHPQLGEAFEDVVVSGHEGRVKPDREIYDLLCRRNKLSPSDCLFIDDSAANADGARKAGWQAHHFTSPDGLRRDLNARGLL, from the coding sequence GTGAATATCGTGTTCGATATCGGCAATGTGTTGATCGCGTGGAATCCCTATGCGGCGTTCCGGCATGCGTTTGAAAGTGACGCGGAGATCGATGCTTTCCTGATGGACGCGGATTTTTATGCCTGGAACCTGGAGCAGGATCGCGGGCGCAGCCGGGAAGAGGCCGTTGCGGCGGTGCCGAATGGTCACGCCGCTTTGCTGGACGGGTATTTCGATCGGTTCCACCTGACGGTTCAGGACAAGATCTGTGAGACATGGTCGCTGATGGAGCGGCTGCGCAGCAAGGGGCATGGAATCTATGGACTGACGAATTTTGCCGCCGATACCTGGCCCGTCGCGCTGGAGGTGCATCCGCAGCTGGGCGAGGCGTTCGAGGACGTCGTGGTGTCGGGGCATGAGGGGCGGGTCAAGCCAGACCGCGAGATCTATGACCTGCTGTGCCGGCGCAACAAGCTGAGCCCGAGTGACTGCCTGTTCATCGACGACAGTGCCGCGAATGCGGACGGTGCGCGCAAGGCGGGTTGGCAGGCGCATCATTTCACCTCTCCCGACGGGCTGCGCCGGGACCTGAACGCGCGGGGATTGCTATGA
- the phnH gene encoding phosphonate C-P lyase system protein PhnH, with protein sequence MHTEALTGGFGDAPVDAARAFRGAMNAMARPGRIEELAGAVPPAPLSVAAGVLVLTLCDAETPVYLAGDFDAPAVREWITFHTGAPFAGPEGAMFALGSWEALGPLEAYPVGTPEYPDRSTTLIVEVPELVTEGAVLRGPGIKETARLRLPEVAAFQRNAMAFPLGLDFFFTCGDRVAALPRTTKVEG encoded by the coding sequence ATGCACACCGAGGCACTGACAGGCGGGTTCGGCGATGCGCCGGTGGATGCGGCACGGGCCTTTCGCGGGGCGATGAACGCGATGGCGCGGCCCGGGCGGATCGAGGAACTGGCCGGGGCTGTGCCGCCCGCGCCGCTTTCGGTGGCCGCCGGGGTCCTGGTGCTGACGCTGTGCGATGCGGAGACGCCTGTATACCTGGCCGGGGACTTTGATGCGCCCGCCGTGCGGGAATGGATCACGTTTCACACAGGCGCGCCGTTTGCCGGGCCGGAGGGGGCGATGTTCGCGCTTGGCTCGTGGGAGGCGCTGGGGCCGCTGGAAGCGTATCCGGTGGGAACGCCGGAATACCCGGACCGGTCGACGACGTTGATCGTCGAGGTGCCGGAACTGGTGACCGAAGGCGCGGTCCTGCGCGGGCCGGGGATAAAGGAGACGGCGCGGTTGCGCCTGCCGGAGGTGGCGGCGTTTCAGCGCAACGCCATGGCGTTTCCGCTGGGGCTGGATTTCTTTTTCACCTGTGGCGACCGCGTGGCGGCACTGCCGCGGACCACGAAAGTGGAGGGCTGA
- a CDS encoding alpha-D-ribose 1-methylphosphonate 5-phosphate C-P-lyase PhnJ, whose protein sequence is MSDYNFAYLDEQTKRMIRRAILKGLAIPGYQVPFASREMPMPYGWGTGGVQVSAATLTPEDRMKVIDQGADDTTNAVSIRKFFERTAGVETTEETGRATVIQTRHRIPEEALTEDQILVYQVPIPEPLRFLEPRETETRKMHSLEEYGLMHVKLYEDISQHGAIATSYAYPVKVEGRYVMDPSPIPKFDNPKMEMAAIQLFGAGREQRIYALPPWCTVVSLDFEDHPFEPSKAEHDCDLCGAEDSYLDEVIVDDAGGRMFVCSDTDYCRGRRTAGHVGAQGVPYEEGAA, encoded by the coding sequence ATGAGTGACTACAATTTCGCCTACCTGGACGAGCAGACCAAGCGGATGATCCGACGGGCGATCCTGAAAGGGCTGGCGATCCCCGGCTACCAGGTGCCGTTCGCCTCGCGTGAAATGCCGATGCCCTATGGCTGGGGCACGGGGGGCGTGCAGGTGAGTGCGGCGACACTGACGCCCGAGGACCGGATGAAGGTGATCGACCAGGGCGCGGATGACACGACGAACGCGGTGTCGATCCGCAAGTTTTTCGAGCGGACGGCGGGTGTGGAGACGACCGAGGAGACGGGGCGTGCGACGGTGATCCAGACCCGGCACCGGATCCCCGAGGAGGCGCTGACCGAGGACCAGATCCTGGTCTACCAGGTGCCGATCCCGGAGCCGCTGCGGTTCCTGGAGCCGCGCGAGACCGAGACGCGGAAAATGCACAGCCTGGAGGAATACGGGCTGATGCACGTGAAGCTATACGAGGATATCAGTCAGCACGGGGCGATCGCCACGTCCTATGCCTACCCGGTGAAGGTTGAGGGGCGCTACGTGATGGACCCGTCGCCCATCCCGAAGTTCGACAATCCGAAGATGGAGATGGCGGCCATTCAGTTGTTCGGTGCGGGGCGGGAGCAGCGGATCTATGCGCTGCCGCCGTGGTGCACTGTGGTAAGTCTCGATTTCGAGGACCATCCGTTCGAGCCGAGCAAGGCCGAGCATGACTGTGATCTGTGCGGGGCGGAGGACAGCTACCTCGACGAGGTGATCGTGGATGATGCGGGCGGGCGGATGTTCGTCTGTTCGGACACGGATTATTGCCGGGGGCGTCGGACCGCCGGGCATGTGGGGGCGCAGGGTGTGCCTTATGAGGAGGGCGCGGCGTGA